From the genome of Streptomyces spinoverrucosus:
CTTCCACTCCCGCGGAAGCGCCCCCCGGCGCCCCCCATCCCCCGGCAGCCCCGTACGCGTGCCCCGTCTTCCCGGACGGCCCCCCCGTCCCGGAACCCGAAGCCCCGGCCGCGGGCACGCCCCGCTCCGTCAGCCCGACCCGCACGCACCCTTCCCCGTCCGGCGCGGTCCCCACGCGCCGCCCCGGCCCCCCAGCGGGCGCCAGCCGCAGCGTGGACTCCCCGATCCGCAGCAGCGCCCCCGGTGTGAAGCGCGTCGGGCGGGTCCCCACGCGCGTGCCGTCGAGCGTCGTGCCGTTCGTGGAGTCGAGGTCGGCGACCGAGACGTGGCCGTCGGCGCTCAGGGTCACCGCGCAGTGGACGCGGGAGACGTCCGGGTCGTCCAGCGGGACGTCGGCCTCGGCGGAGCGGCCGACGCGGATCTCGCCGCCGTGCAGCAGGTGGACGCCGCCGGCGTCCGGGCCGGCGATCACGTCCAGGCGGGCCGGGGCGTCGTCCAGCTCGGGATGCGGCTCGGGGGCGGCCGGGCCGCCCACCGACAGCACGGCGCCGTCGAGCAGGGGCGGCTCGCCCAGGGTGCAGCGCTGCGGGTCGAGGCGCTCCGCACCGGCGTACAGCACGGCGGTCCCGGCCTGGGTGTCGCCGAAGACCGCCGAGGCCAGCGCCGAGGCCACCGCGGACAGGGCTGTGCCGGCGGGCGCCGTGACCAGCACGTCGCGGCTCGCGGCCCGGCCTCGCGGCTCGGACGGCGGGCCCAGCGGGTCTACGACGGTCAGCCGGATCTGCATCGCCGTCAGCGGTCCCTTCTGCGCGGGCGCGGAGGGTCCCCCACCCCACACGAGCACGTCGGCCAGTACTGCACGCATCCTCGCACCTGTCACTGACAACGCGCCCGCCGCTCCGGAACAAGTGATCTTGATTGGTCGGCTCTGCCCGCAAAAGTGCCTGCCGGGGACGGCCCCGGCGACCGGTTGAGATCGGTCACGCCCGTTTTCGGCAACCTGAGGACCGAGTCGAGCGTCTTTCCATCGAACACGGACGGGAACCCGACCGTGAGCCGCATGAAAGACGACAGCCCGGTACCGAGCCCGGCGGCACTACAGTGGGTCGGACCATGCAAGCAAGCAGCAGGGAGCCATGACGTGCGGCCGGTAGGGAGCAAGTACCTCCTTGAGGAGCCGCTTGGACGCGGCGCCACAGGCACCGTCTGGCGAGCCCGCCAGCGGGAGACCGCGGGGGCCGAGGCGGCCGTGCCCGGTCAGCCCGGTGAGACCGTCGCGATCAAGGTGCTCAAGGAGGAGCTGGCGAGCGACCCCGATGTCGTGATGCGGTTCCTGCGCGAGCGGTCCGTGCTGCTCCGCCTCACCCATCCGAACATCGTCCGGGTCCGCGACCTGGTCGTCGAGGGCGATCTGCTGGCCCTGGTCATGGACCTCGTCGACGGGCCCGACCTGCACCGCTACTTGCGCGAGAACGGCCCCTTCACGCCCGTCGCCGCCGCCCTGCTCACCGCGCAGATCGCCGACGCGCTGGCCGCCAGCCACGCCGACGGCGTAGTGCACCGCGACCTGAAGCCCGCGAACGTCCTGCTCCAGCAGTACGGCGGCGAGATGCACCCGATGCTCACCGACTTCGGCATCGCCCGCCTCGCCGACTCGCCCGGCCTGACCCGCACCCACGAGTTCGTGGGCACGCCCGCGTACGTCGCGCCGGAGTCCGCCGAGGGCCGCCCGCAGACCTCCGCCGTCGACATCTACGGCGCCGGCATCCTGCTGTACGAGCTGGTCACCGGCCGTCCGCCGTTCTCCGGCGGCTCCGCGCTGGAGGTCCTGCACCAGCACCTGAGCGCCGAGCCGCGCCGCCCCTCCACCGTCCCCGAACCGCTGTGGACGGTCATAGAGCGCTGCCTGCGCAAGAACCCCGAGGAAAGGCCCAGCGCCGAGAACCTCGCGCGCGGGCTGCGGGTCGTCGCCGAGGGCATCGGCGTGCACGCGAACTCCGCGCAGATCGCCGCCGCCGAGGGCGTCGCCGCGCTCCTCGCACCCGACCCGGCCCCCGCGCCCGTACCCGGCACGCCCGGCGCGAGCGACCCGACGCAGGTGCTGCCGCACGGCAACCCCGGGTACGACCCGAACGCGGCGACCAGCGTGCTGCCCCACACCGGCGGCCCGGCCGGTGCCGCCGACCCCACCGCCGTACTGCCGAACACCGGACCCGGCGGTGCCGACCCGACCCAGGTGCTGCCCCAGGGACAGCAGCCCGAGCAGCCGCACCCCTGGCAGACCCAGCTGCGCGCCGCGCGCGACCGCAACGAGCAGACGCAGGTCCAGTACCTCGACCCCGACCAGGACCCGCTGCGCCGCCGCCCGCAGCGGCAGGTCGCGCGCCCGCAGCAGCAGCCGCAGCGCCAGCAGCAGCGTCCCCCGCAGGGACCACCGCCCGGCTACGGCCACCCGCAGCAGCAACAGCCGCAGCAGTACGCCCCGCAGCGTCCGCAGCAGCAGCCCCAGCGGTACGCCCCGCCGCCCACGCCCGAGCCGCAGCGGCCGGCGCGTGAGCCGCGACAGCGCAGCGCCAATCCGATGCGGATCCCGGGGCTGGGCTGTCTGAAGGGGTGCCTGTTCACGATCGTCATCCTGTTCGTGGCCGGGTGGCTGATCTGGGAACTGAGCCCGCTGCAGGAGTGGATCGGCACCGGCAAGGGCTACTGGGACCAGCTCACGGACTGGTTCAACACGGTCACCGGGTGGATCGGGGACCTGGGCGGCGACTCCGGAGGTTCTGGGGGCACCGGGGGCACCGGGGGTACGTCCACGCAGTAGCGGGTGTGTTGATTTGTCGACACCTGGCGGGTGATTTCCGCCTCCGCGGTGAAGGTTGGCTCACTAGGCGCGTAGTTTTGTCGACCGGGGGTCCCAGGTTTGTCGGCTGGGGGTCCGGGGGTCATCCCCCGGAATGACGCAGCGGCGACAACACGCGTCTGTAGGAGCAGCCTTGGCACGGAAGATCGGCAGCCGGTACACCGCGAACCAGATCCTGGGGCGGGGCAGCGCCGGCACGGTGTGGCTGGGCGAGGGGCCCGAGGGGTCCGTCGCCATCAAGCTGCTGCGGGAGGACCTCGCATCCGACCAGGAGCTCGTCGGACGCTTCGTCCAGGAGCGGACGGCCCTGCTCGGCCTCGAACACCCGAACGTCGTCTCCGTCCGTGACCTGGTGGTGGACGGCAACGACCTCGCCCTCGTCATGGACCTGGTCCGGGGCACCGACCTGCGCACCCGGCTGGACCGGGAGCGGCGACTGGCGCCCGAGGCGGCGGTCGCGATCGCGGCGGACATCGCGGAGGGCCTGGCGGCGGCGCACGCGGCGGGGGTCGTGCACCGGGACGTGAAGCCGGAGAACGTCCTGCTGGACATGCAGGGCCCGCTCGGACCCGGCGGCTCGCACCGCGCGCTGCTGACGGACTTCGGCATCGCCAAGCTGATCGACTCCCCGCGCCGCACCCGTGCCACGAAGATCATCGGTACGCCGGACTACCTGGCGCCGGAAATCGTGGAGGGCCTCCCGCCCCGGGCCGCGGTGGACATCTACGCGCTGGCGACGGTGCTCTACGAGCTCCTGGCCGGCTTCACGCCGTTCGGCGGCGGCCACCCCGGTGCGGTGCTGCGCCGCCACGTCACGGAGTCGGTCGTACCCCTCCCCGGCATCCCCGAGGAACTGTGGCAGCTGCTGGTGCAGTGCCTGGCGAAGGCGCCGGCGTCGCGGTTGCGGGCGTCCGAGCTGGCGGCGCGGCTGCGGGAGCAGCTGCCGGTACTGCGGGGGATGCCGCCGCTGGACGTGGACGAGCCGGACGCGGAGGCCGAGGAGCCGTCCGAGACGCCTGCGGCCGGGCAGCCCCAGACGCCGGTACGGGTGCGTCGGGGCGCGGTTCCGCTGGTCCCCGGCGCGAAGCCCGACTCGAACCGTGACACCCATACGTCGATGAGGGTCCCGGCGCCGGACGAGCTGGCCGGCGGCGCCCGGGGCACGGCCCGCGCCCCCCGGGCCACCGGCACTCCCCGCCCGGGCTCGGCCCGCCACCGCGCGACCACCCGGCGTCGGCGCCTGATCCTGGCCGGCGTGACAGTCGCCCTGGCCGCGGCCGCGGGTACGGGTGCCTGGTTGGCGACGTCGGGCGAAGAAGCGGCGTCCCCGCAGGACCTGAAGAACACGGCACCGGCGTCCCCCTGACCGCCCACCCGATTACTGTCGGTCAACAACTGAACCCTCACAGCCACCGGCCCAGCCCGCCGCGCGGCCCAGGTCGGTTGCCGCAGCCGTTACGCTGGATGCGTGGCAGTCGTCGATGTATCCGAAGAGCTCAAGTCCCTCTCCTCGACCATGGAGTCGATCGAGGCCGTCCTGGACCTCGACAGGATGAGGGCAGACATCGCCGTGCTCGAGGAGCAGGCGGCCGCGCCGTCCCTGTGGGACAACCCGGACGAGGCGCAGAAGATCACCAGCAAGCTCTCCCACCTCCAGGCCGAGGTCAGGAAGGCGGAGGCGCTGCGCGGGCGGATCGACGATCTCGCGGTGCTGTTCGAGATGGCCGAGGAGGAGGACGACCCGGACACCCGTGCCGAGGCGGAATCCGAGCTCGCCGCCGTCCGCAAGGCCCTCGACGAGATGGAGGTGCGGACGCTTCTCAGCGGTGAGTACGACGCCCGGGAAGCGCTCGTGAACATCCGCGCCGAGGCCGGTGGCGTCGACGCCGCCGACTTCGCCGAGCGGCTCCAGCGGATGTACCTGCGCTGGGCCGAGCAGCACGGCTACAAGACCGAGGTCTACGAGACGTCGTACGCGGAGGAGGCGGGCATCAAGTCCACCACCTTCGCCGTGCAGGTTCCGTACGCCTACGGCACCCTCTCCGTCGAGCAGGGCACGCACCGCCTGGTGCGCATCTCGCCCTTCGACAACCAGGGCCGCCGCCAGACCTCCTTCGCCGGCGTCGAGGTGCTCCCCGTCGTCGAGCAGTCCGACCACGTCGAGATCGACGAGTCGGAGCTGCGTATCGACGTCTACCGGTCCTCCGGCCCCGGCGGCCAGGGCGTCAACACCACCGACTCGGCGGTGCGCATCACGCACCTCCCGACCGGCATCGTCGTCTCCTGCCAGAACGAGCGGTCGCAGATCCAGAACAAGGCCACCGCGATGAACGTCCTCCAGGCCAAGCTGCTGGAGCGGCGCCGCCAGGAGGAGCAGGCCAAGATGGACGCCCTCAAGGGCGACGGCGGCAACTCCTGGGGCAACCAGATGCGTTCGTACGTGCTGCACCCGTACCAGATGGTCAAGGACCTGCGCACCGAGCACGAAGTCGGCAACCCCGAGGCCGTGTTCAACGGTGAGATCGACGGGTTCCTGGAGGCCGGAATTCGCTGGCGCAAGCAGCAGGAGAAGTAACAGAAGCGCTTTGTCGACAAGGCAACTGCCGCCCATCCGGCGGCAGTTGCCTTTTCCGTACCTGGATGTCTGGGTTTTACGTCACACTCACACGCTTCAACCCCCGGCAAAGAACCCTTACCTGGACATCGCGTACGCAACGGCCTTGACGTTGCTTTGAAAAATGGGAAGGGTGAAGCGTGGCATGCGTATCTCTGGGGCGCATGTGAACCGGGGGGCTTCATTACGGCTACTCCCGTCGATCACGGCCCCGAGCGCCGCCTCAATGACGATCAGCTACTGGGGGTAGCAAACACATGACCAACAAGACGCGCATCCGTGTCGCGCGGCTCGCCGCCGGCGCCGTGATCGCGGCCGGCGCCTCGCTGACCGCCGCGGGTGTGGCTTCCGCCGACGAGGGCGAGAACTGCATCGTCCTGGATATCTGCATCTCGCCGAGCCCCACGCAGACGACGCCGACGGTGGAGCCGACTCCGACCCAGACCGAGCCGACGACGCCGCCCACGATCCCGACGGTCGAGCCGACCCAGCCCACGGTCGACCCGACCGACCCCACGATCGAGCCCACCGAGCCGGACGACCCCACCGCGAACCCGACCGAGGACGACCCGGGCAGCGGTAACGGGAATGGCAGCGGGAGCGGAGGCGGTGACAACACCGACCCCGACGGTGGGACCTCCCCGCAGGACGAGGGCTCCTCGTCCCTCACGGACACCGGCACGGAGATCCCGGCGGCCGACACCTCCGCCCAGGGCGGCGGCGACGAGCTCGCCGAGACGGGTGCCGCGCAGACCACGTTCCTGCTGATCGGTGCCGCGACGATGATCGCCGGTGGTGTCGCCTTCCGCGTGCTGCCGCGCGTGATGAGCGGCCGTGGCGGTGCGGCTGCCTGACGGTAGCCGAGCGTAATCGTCGAAGGGCCCGGAGTGACTGCTCCGGGCCCTTCGGCGTAAGTCTGCGGTCGTTACGCGGTCTGGTGCGCGAGGAGTGCGACCGCCGCGATCAGCACCACCAGCAGGGCGATCAGCGTCATGGGGTTGAGAGCCGCGAAGGGGTTCTCCTGCTGCAGCCGCTCGCGGTTGGCCCGGCACACGGGGCAGCGGCCCTCGCTCACGGGCGCGGCACAGTTCGCGCACACCAGTCGGTCGTACGTCATGTGCTCGCCTCCTTGTACCGGTACTCGTTCATCGTGACAACGTCTGGGGGAACGCGAACGTTCCCCTCCACTGTGCCAGGTTCCTCCGGAGGGCGCGCGGGTCGCTCCCAGGGGCGTGCCCCAACCGTCGGGGACAAAAGCGCACAAGCCTTGCACAACCGCGACCCGTGCCTGCGCTTGCGTACCCGCTTCGCGTATGGTCACGCACATCTACCCCCGGCGACCCGTGGTGCATCCGTGATCCGATTCGACAACGTCTCCAAGGTCTACCCCAAGCAGACCCGCCCCGCCCTCAGGGATGTCTCCCTGGAGGTCGAGAAGGGCGAGTTCGTCTTCCTCGTGGGGTCCTCCGGCTCCGGAAAGTCCACCTTCCTGCGGCTGGTCCTCCGCGAGGAGCGGGCCAGCCACGGGCAGGTGCACGTTCTGGGCAAGGACCTCGCCCGGCTCTCCAACTGGAAGGTGCCGCACATGCGGCGGCAGTTGGGGACCGTGTTCCAGGACTTCCGGCTGCTGCCGAACAAGACGGTCGGCGAGAACGTCGCGTTCGCGCAGGAGGTCATCGGCAAGTCGCGCGGCGAGATCCGCAAGTCCGTGCCGCAGGTGCTCGAACTCGTCGGGCTCGGCGGCAAGGAGGACCGGATGCCGGGCGAGCTGTCCGGTGGTGAGCAGCAGCGCGTCGCCATCGCGCGGGCCTTCGTCAACCGGCCCAAGCTGCTGATCGCCGACGAGCCGACCGGAAACCTCGACCCGCAGACCTCCGTCGGCATCATGAAGCTGCTCGACCGGATCAACCGGACCGGTACGACCGTCGTGATGGCCACGCACGACCAGAACATCGTGGACCAGATGCGCAAGCGCGTGATCGAGCTGGAGAAGGGCCGCCTCGTCCGCGACCAGGCCCGCGGCGTCTACGGCTACCAGCACTGAGACAGCAGCGAGATCCCGGAAAGGCTTGAAGCAGACGCCATGCGCGCCCAGTTCGTTCTGTCGGAGATCGGTGTCGGTCTCCGCCGCAATCTGACGATGACCTTCGCGGTCATCGTCTCCGTCGCCCTGTCCCTGGCCCTGTTCGGCGGTTCGCTGCTGATGAGCGACCAGGTGAACACCATGAAGGGCTACTGGTACGACAAGGTCAACGTCTCGATCTTCCTGTGCAACAAGAGCGACGCCGAGTCGGACCCCAACTGCGCCAAGGGTGCGGTCACCGAGGACCAGAAGGGCCAGATCAAGACCGACCTGGAGAAGATGTCGGTCGTCGACACGGTGACGTACGAGTCGCAGGACCAGGCGTACAAGCACTACAAGGAGCAGTTCGGCGACTCCCCGCTGGCCAGCTCGCTCACGCCGGACCAGATGCAGGAGTCGTACCGCATCAAGCTGAAGGACCCGGAGAAGTACCAGGTCATCGCGACCGCCTTCAACGGGCGGGACGGCGTGCAGTCCGTGCAGGACCAGAAGGGCATTCTGGACAACCTCTTCGGGCTGCTGAACGGCATGAACTGGGCGGCGCGCGCGGTGATGGCGCTGATGCTGGTGGTGGCGCTGATGCTGATCGTCAACACCGTGCGGGTCTCGGCGTTCAGCCGACGGCGTGAGACCGGCATCATGCGCCTGGTCGGGGCCTCGGGCTTCTACATCCAGGCGCCGTTCATCATGGAGGCCGCGGTCGCCGGACTGATCGGCGGCACCCTCGCGTGCGGCTTCCTGATGCTCGGGCGGTACTTCATCATCGACAACGGTCTGGCCCTGTCGGAGAAGCTGAATCTGATCAACTTCATTGGCTGGGACGCCGTTCTGACGAAGCTGCCGCTCATCCTCGCGACAAGCCTGCTGATGCCGGCCTTGGCGGCGTTCTTCGCGTTGCGCAAGTACCTGAAGGTGTGACGCATGCCAAGAGGGCCGTACGGTCAACCGCCCGTACGGCCCTTCGCGTTGTCCTAGACTCACCGGCATGTCAGGTCGTGACCTGTTCTGTCAGCCCCGCCGCTTCGGCCGCGGGGCCGCCCTGACATTGGTGTTCGCCAGCGTCCTCGTCGCCGGTGCGGCGACCGGCTCACTGCCGATGGACGAGCGCGCGCCCGCGCCCGGTACGACGCCCTCCGCGGCCCCCGTCGGCAGTCAGCAGGACGTCGCCCGGGCCGCCGCCGAGGCCATGGCCGAGGGCAAGTCCCCCATCGAGGCCGCGCAGCGCGCCGTCAGCCGCAGCGGCAACCGCTGGGACGCCGTCTACTCCCGGGGCGAGTACGAGGAGTTCCAGGAGGCCCTCGACGGCGAGTACACCGGAGTCGGCCTGTCCGCCCGCCGCGAGCGGGACGGACGGATCGAAGTGACCAAGGTGGCCGCCGGTTCG
Proteins encoded in this window:
- a CDS encoding serine/threonine-protein kinase → MRPVGSKYLLEEPLGRGATGTVWRARQRETAGAEAAVPGQPGETVAIKVLKEELASDPDVVMRFLRERSVLLRLTHPNIVRVRDLVVEGDLLALVMDLVDGPDLHRYLRENGPFTPVAAALLTAQIADALAASHADGVVHRDLKPANVLLQQYGGEMHPMLTDFGIARLADSPGLTRTHEFVGTPAYVAPESAEGRPQTSAVDIYGAGILLYELVTGRPPFSGGSALEVLHQHLSAEPRRPSTVPEPLWTVIERCLRKNPEERPSAENLARGLRVVAEGIGVHANSAQIAAAEGVAALLAPDPAPAPVPGTPGASDPTQVLPHGNPGYDPNAATSVLPHTGGPAGAADPTAVLPNTGPGGADPTQVLPQGQQPEQPHPWQTQLRAARDRNEQTQVQYLDPDQDPLRRRPQRQVARPQQQPQRQQQRPPQGPPPGYGHPQQQQPQQYAPQRPQQQPQRYAPPPTPEPQRPAREPRQRSANPMRIPGLGCLKGCLFTIVILFVAGWLIWELSPLQEWIGTGKGYWDQLTDWFNTVTGWIGDLGGDSGGSGGTGGTGGTSTQ
- a CDS encoding serine/threonine-protein kinase, with protein sequence MARKIGSRYTANQILGRGSAGTVWLGEGPEGSVAIKLLREDLASDQELVGRFVQERTALLGLEHPNVVSVRDLVVDGNDLALVMDLVRGTDLRTRLDRERRLAPEAAVAIAADIAEGLAAAHAAGVVHRDVKPENVLLDMQGPLGPGGSHRALLTDFGIAKLIDSPRRTRATKIIGTPDYLAPEIVEGLPPRAAVDIYALATVLYELLAGFTPFGGGHPGAVLRRHVTESVVPLPGIPEELWQLLVQCLAKAPASRLRASELAARLREQLPVLRGMPPLDVDEPDAEAEEPSETPAAGQPQTPVRVRRGAVPLVPGAKPDSNRDTHTSMRVPAPDELAGGARGTARAPRATGTPRPGSARHRATTRRRRLILAGVTVALAAAAGTGAWLATSGEEAASPQDLKNTAPASP
- the prfB gene encoding peptide chain release factor 2 — its product is MAVVDVSEELKSLSSTMESIEAVLDLDRMRADIAVLEEQAAAPSLWDNPDEAQKITSKLSHLQAEVRKAEALRGRIDDLAVLFEMAEEEDDPDTRAEAESELAAVRKALDEMEVRTLLSGEYDAREALVNIRAEAGGVDAADFAERLQRMYLRWAEQHGYKTEVYETSYAEEAGIKSTTFAVQVPYAYGTLSVEQGTHRLVRISPFDNQGRRQTSFAGVEVLPVVEQSDHVEIDESELRIDVYRSSGPGGQGVNTTDSAVRITHLPTGIVVSCQNERSQIQNKATAMNVLQAKLLERRRQEEQAKMDALKGDGGNSWGNQMRSYVLHPYQMVKDLRTEHEVGNPEAVFNGEIDGFLEAGIRWRKQQEK
- a CDS encoding LPXTG cell wall anchor domain-containing protein produces the protein MTNKTRIRVARLAAGAVIAAGASLTAAGVASADEGENCIVLDICISPSPTQTTPTVEPTPTQTEPTTPPTIPTVEPTQPTVDPTDPTIEPTEPDDPTANPTEDDPGSGNGNGSGSGGGDNTDPDGGTSPQDEGSSSLTDTGTEIPAADTSAQGGGDELAETGAAQTTFLLIGAATMIAGGVAFRVLPRVMSGRGGAAA
- the ftsE gene encoding cell division ATP-binding protein FtsE encodes the protein MIRFDNVSKVYPKQTRPALRDVSLEVEKGEFVFLVGSSGSGKSTFLRLVLREERASHGQVHVLGKDLARLSNWKVPHMRRQLGTVFQDFRLLPNKTVGENVAFAQEVIGKSRGEIRKSVPQVLELVGLGGKEDRMPGELSGGEQQRVAIARAFVNRPKLLIADEPTGNLDPQTSVGIMKLLDRINRTGTTVVMATHDQNIVDQMRKRVIELEKGRLVRDQARGVYGYQH
- the ftsX gene encoding permease-like cell division protein FtsX — protein: MRAQFVLSEIGVGLRRNLTMTFAVIVSVALSLALFGGSLLMSDQVNTMKGYWYDKVNVSIFLCNKSDAESDPNCAKGAVTEDQKGQIKTDLEKMSVVDTVTYESQDQAYKHYKEQFGDSPLASSLTPDQMQESYRIKLKDPEKYQVIATAFNGRDGVQSVQDQKGILDNLFGLLNGMNWAARAVMALMLVVALMLIVNTVRVSAFSRRRETGIMRLVGASGFYIQAPFIMEAAVAGLIGGTLACGFLMLGRYFIIDNGLALSEKLNLINFIGWDAVLTKLPLILATSLLMPALAAFFALRKYLKV